The genomic DNA CTTGATGGTGACCTCTGTAATGTCTAAAAATTCTGTATTTGTGATCAAGTTAATTAGCAGGTAGATAACCTACATTTTAGACTTCCCAAAATTCCCTTCCTCAATCACTGCCAATGACGTGCAAGTTGGCATAAAAAGCTAAATCAAGTTTGTAGACATTCTCTTCGGACAAATAGAAAAAAGGTAGGTGGTTTTTGTATAATGAAAAAGTGGTGACGTTGACACTGGAATTTCCTTCCCTCTCACAAGGCAGATTCAGTGTAAGCATGTTTCAGAATTACCTCGCTGTGATGGCAGGTACCCTTGAACTGCTAGACATGAGGGCTTCATCATCCAGGGGACACTAGAGCCAGCTGGGTGGAGAGAGGCAGGCTTAATGACCAGGAGACAGGACAGCTGCCACGTCATGACTTTGCTGCTGCCCAGAACACAAGGAACACATGCACAGATGAACCCAGCACCGGTGccagaaattaaaacacaaatatatttctCATGCAAAATAGGACAAATGACACATATTTACATGATGCAAATAAAGTGCTGAATATTACGCTTTCTTTTTGGGGTACCACCATGCTTAGGTGGTTTCAATGAGGGTTAATGCCACATGGTGAACTTGCAATTCTATAAAACCGGGACAAAGACAGTATAGAAAATGCACTTTAGTAGAAACCTGGGTATGTGACAGGTtgctaagaaaaaatgaaaacaggaatgacagaagtatattttcttttatatacaaaaatgaagGCCCCAAAAATGATTTGCTGAAGTAGGTATCCACaagatgttaaattatttttcctttgctttggttAAAACAGTCTAGGAACAGCAATCGGTTCCCTTTCTACTAATAGTATATAAACACAGTGACAGGACCACTTTTAGGAGAAAATAAtcaacttttaagaaaaataattaaattagttTTAAACTAAATTAAACATTTACCAATAAATAAGTTTCTTAAAAAGGTAGCATCTTCATCCTACAATCTTGGGCATAACATAtacaccaatttaaaaaataaaatttatctcaCAATTATAATTACAGGTGTTAATGCAACAAGCTAGGAAATGAAATTActttaatatatctttaaaaaaaaaccctagcaaccaaaaataaattttaaaaattgatatttttcgAAAATGGTACATTCTAAAATAATTAATACTTTATTACAGAACATAATTCAAACTATTGATGGTATTTCAATATATTCctaaagaatgtttaaaaagaagtttCATACACCAGAATTGGAACAGCacttataattccatttacagcTATGAAAAGGCAGTCAACTTCCACTTAAAAGTGTAACCAGTGATgaaatatacttcaaaaacaaaaacatttggtCTGACAATCTTTAATACTGGTTAAAAACAGACAGATGTTTGTTGCTGATGGAAGTAACTTTAATCCAATGTGCAAAAAAAGTGCAGCTGTCTACTTGTACTTGAGATACATAAGACCAACGCTTCTGTACTATTTacacacttaaaaaattttaaacatattgatTTAAGGAAGGATACTGCATCTCCTTAATGGATAAATCACGTGCTACGGAAAGCCCAAAAGCTTGATGACACTCTTTTAAGTTACACAAATGTATCCGAAGAGGCATACCTGTTCTTGTCTTAATTTTGATCCTAAACAAAAATCCAATTTCAAAATCAATCAGGAATTTCTTTGATCTAGAAAAACTTGGAATTGTTGCAAATGTGCAAGCCTTGTCTCTGAGAGCCAGATTCCTATATTCCTTTTTCTAACCCTCTCATCACTGGTCCATCCCACAAACCCCGTCGGCTGCAGAGTGGCAATGCCCAAAGTAAGAGGAATGAAAAAACTCAGCCCTCAGACCACCAACATGCCTTCGGGACGTGTGATGAAACCTTTGCGGGGCAGGTATGGGCAGTCAAAAGGGATGAAGAAACACTTCAGCAAAGCAACCATTATTTGTCCacaaaaatcatgaaaaacaGTGATAGAAAATTAACAAACCAAGTATATAAATCTGagaccattttgcattcctagaACTTGTTTTCACATCTGCGCACGCAGGGTTCTTGGTCAACCACCCACCCATATTTTCTGCGTCGACACAAGGTACTTTTACCAAAGTTCTTAAAAATGCTGTTGTAACCCTAAGTCACACAGAACGGTGATGATCAGGAAATCAATTCACTCATTTATCACTCTGTGCAGTGCACTCCCCGGTGCAGCAAGCAGAGAGAGGAATTTAAAAAAGGGACCGAAGTCTCTCACTTCTGAACTGGACACGAGAGTTctcaaaattaaaatcagaaatcataaaaaagtgGGGCGGGGGGTGCGGGTGCTTACTGGCAACCTTAATACTAGACACCAGACGGGACAGTGAAACTGTTTGGTCAGAACCAAGGAACAGTATTTCCTTGAAAAGTTTTCAAAACACCCAAGCAAGCACTGCCTTAAGTCCAGCGAGTACAATGCTCCGTAAGTTTCCACCGAAATGCAGCGGCTGGCGTTCATGGGTCAGGATGCAGGATGCTGGCGGAGCATCCCTGCCCCGAGCATCCTGGTCCCCCTGCTCTAGCTGCAGGCGATGGTCTCCAGCTGCTGCTCGGCCTCCGCGGCCATGGCCGCCGCCTGCAGCTGCTCCGTCTCGCTCTGCATGGCGCTGGGGGTGACCTGCTTCCGCTCGCTGTGCATATTGTTCTCGTGCCGTTTCAGATCCGACGCCTTGGCGAAGGCCTTGGTGCAGGAGCCGCACACGAAGGGCTTCTCGCCCCGATGCCTGCGCTCGTGGTCCTTGAGGTGGGACTTGTGTTTGAAGGCCTTGTCGCACATGTGGCAGGCGAAGGGCCGCTCGTTGCTGTGGACCCGCTCGTGCTTCTTCAAGTCCGGGGCGCGGATGAACGACTTGCCGCACACCTCGCAGCTGTAGGGCTTGTAGCCCGTGTGGATCTTCAGGTGCTCCTTCAGGTGGGCCTGGGTGGTGAAGCCCTTGGTGCACATCTCGCAGACGAAGGGCCGGTCGGCCGTGTGCAGCTTCTCGTGCTTTCTCAGCCTGCCCTCGTCCGAAAACGTCTTCCCGCAGGCCTGGCAGGCGATCTGCTCCCGGTGGTGGCCGTACAGCAGGTACTCAAACTTCATGTCGCTGGCAGCTGTGGTCCAGCCTGGTGTCTGTTCGTCCTTCACTTCACTCATCCCATCGTTAAATGTTAAGGCTTGAGGGGTCTGGGATCCCAGATCCTTGGACTCGGGGGTCTCCATGGATTCGACTTCCTGGCCATAGCAATTGACTTTCCGCACCTCCTCACTCCCCAGCTCTTTCAGGATCGCTTCCTGGACCCTGAGCGTCGTCGTGGGCGACTTGCCGTCCTCCTGACTTGGGGGGGTGCCTTCTACCGTGTCATCCGAGGGACTGTCATCTTGGTCTCCGATTTCCTCCACATCATCATCCTGAGTGTCAGCAGCATCTCCAATGGGGCGATTGATCTTGAGGCAGTACTTGCTTTTGGATTGGCCGTTATTTTCGTCGGGACTGGACACGTCCCGCTTCTGAGAACAGAGTTTATCCAAAAATCGGATACCAAGAATCTGACCCGATGACATCATTAAGTTAACATCTTCTTTTTTCACAGAAATCTTTGCTGTGTACATGTAATTCAGGACCTCTTCAAATATATCAGAACGGAGAAAATCTATTTCTATTACTGAAGAACTATCGACCTCAAGCTTCTTGAAAAGCTTTTTAAAGTAGGTGCTGCAGGCGGCAAGGACACACCTGTGCGCCCTGAACTTGACATCCTCCACCACAATCGCGATATCGCAAAATTCTCCTTCCAGGCGCTGCTCGTTTAGGGTTTTCAGAAACAGAGTTTTATGATCATCGTCATTGTATTTAATGGTTTCAGACATACTGATGAAAAACTcctacaaaaaatgtttaaagaaatactttGGTAATTATGCACAATACTTTTCCATACAGAAAATACAGGGAGATTCTCATTTTCTGATCAATTTCCGGTCCCTAACAATTTCAGAAAGTCAATGCCAGGAATGGTTCAAGAATATGAGGAGAAAAGACGGATCCCAACTTAGGGATTTCCATACTGTTCCTTCTACTTATCTTCACTGTACTCCGCATCTGCCTACTCATAATAACAGCAACTTCTACCGAGCACGTAATACCTGCCTGGCATTGCGCTATGTGCTTTTCTTTCCACGTCTTCACAAATGCAATGATCAGATGGCCTGGAGAGATAGGTATTACTacccccactttatagatgaattGAGGAACCTGCCCAATATTCTAGTTATTTAGTGGAGTATCGGGGCTCAAATCCAGGCACTCTAGCCCCCAAAGCCGTGCTTCCTGACAACTACGGGTAATAATGACAAATAACTCAGCTTCAAGGTTTAAGAAACAGGTCTCCGGCAAGCATCCACCAGTGCCATCTGCTGCGTCTACTCTAATTTCACGCAGAGGAAGATTCAGGAAAATTTCACACAGAGGAAGATTCAGTAAAATAACTAGCAGCTCTCAGTGTTCTGCTTCCTTGACGGAAGAGACAAATCGCTGCTGCAGAACCAGAGAGGGATATCATTGCCAGAACATTCCATTCAGTGTTGTCTTCTAGTTTTTCCACACCAGTTTCGGGCCACTTGTGAACAAGTGTCAAGGTTTAACAAGACCCTCAGAGAATCAGATGACATTTGGGAAGACAGTGACGAGAGGCTTCAGCCCCTCTGGATGCCGACCTATCTGCCATCCAAGTTGGATGCACTTGACAAGTGCTGCGACCGTTTTACAAGCAAAAGAAATCTAGAACTGGCACGGAAGACACCTGCCGTGTGTTaaagtgatctttttaaaacaatgtgtCCTGTTGCGTTTCTTTTCAAaaacattgtttctttcttttattcaacGAAGTATAAATATGAGGAAAATACATATGTCCCCTAAAGAATGCTAACACATAACCGAGAGAGAGACATTTTAAAGCTAACACCAAACAATATTTTCAGGACATAATATCCAAAGTCATAGTTACCATGAACAACTCAGGCTATTATCTTAATGCTTTAAACACCAAATTCTTCGGATCAGAATACCTCTGATCAGGGGCACGCCAGTCCTACAAGAGAAAAGGACATACAAGAGTAAGGTAGGCTCTTCCCCCATCCCAAATTCTAAACAAGAGTGTTTTcaagaattgatttttaaaaagaaactttcctTTTTTGTCTTGCCATTGGCACCTGTACCTATTTTCAGGTTGGGAACAGAGAGGAGGGCGGCTGGCAGCATCAGGTCCAGCTCTGAACAGATACGAAGGAGAAATGGTAAGGGCTGGAGCACTTGCAGCctttgggggggggtgtgtgcCAGGAATGGGAAGGATGGGTTGGAGAACCACTGAGGGATTTCCCCTCACAAAGCCTGTGTCCGTATTTGTAAGGATGTTGATTGCGGCACAGATAGAATAAAAGCCAGTAAACGCCCTCTACCCCTACCGTTTCCTGCTGGATACACAGCCTTCACATTTTTCTCTAGGCTCATATAAACATAGAGTATATACGCTTTTAATAAATATAGACAAAGTTAGAGAGGTACGTACACCCAACATTTAACGTCGGAGCAGAGGGAACAATAGCTGCTTTCTTCCATCCACACTTGTGTGTGAT from Pseudorca crassidens isolate mPseCra1 chromosome 12, mPseCra1.hap1, whole genome shotgun sequence includes the following:
- the ZBTB14 gene encoding zinc finger and BTB domain-containing protein 14, coding for MEFFISMSETIKYNDDDHKTLFLKTLNEQRLEGEFCDIAIVVEDVKFRAHRCVLAACSTYFKKLFKKLEVDSSSVIEIDFLRSDIFEEVLNYMYTAKISVKKEDVNLMMSSGQILGIRFLDKLCSQKRDVSSPDENNGQSKSKYCLKINRPIGDAADTQDDDVEEIGDQDDSPSDDTVEGTPPSQEDGKSPTTTLRVQEAILKELGSEEVRKVNCYGQEVESMETPESKDLGSQTPQALTFNDGMSEVKDEQTPGWTTAASDMKFEYLLYGHHREQIACQACGKTFSDEGRLRKHEKLHTADRPFVCEMCTKGFTTQAHLKEHLKIHTGYKPYSCEVCGKSFIRAPDLKKHERVHSNERPFACHMCDKAFKHKSHLKDHERRHRGEKPFVCGSCTKAFAKASDLKRHENNMHSERKQVTPSAMQSETEQLQAAAMAAEAEQQLETIACS